The following nucleotide sequence is from Anaerococcus sp. Marseille-Q7828.
CAAAACAACTAGAGCTGCTAGTGATATTACCCTCACACCAGATGAAAGCTCTCTGTTTACTACTGGGAATATGCCAGATAGTATAAGGCCTGCAAAAAGTCCTCCAAAGTGGCCAAGTATACCTACATTTGGACTTATAAATGAATAAATCACATTTATGGCTATAACTGATAAAAAGCTTGCACCAAAACTTGATAAAACTGCATCGTTTTTGTAATTTAGCATAATCCCTAGGGCTAGGCCAAACATTCCGTAAAGGGAAGTAGACGCGCCAGCAGAAACTGTTCCAGCTGAGCCAAAAGCAAAACTAACTAAGTTGCCAACTATACCAGAAATAAGGTAGATAATTAAGAAATTCTTGCTACCATAAAGCATTTCAAAAGTTGGACCAAGTTGATACAAAAAGTACATATTAAATAAAATATGCATCAATCCTATATGGATGAAAGAAGCTGTAAAGAGTCTCCACCACTGGCCAGCTGCTATATATGGCTTAAATATAGCACCAAAACGCACCAAATTGGCTGTGTTTTCGGTACCACCACTTAGGGCCATTACAACAAAAACTAGAATATTTATAATGATAAGAGCTCTTGTCACTTTACTTTCTCCAAGTTTTTTAAAATAATTCATAAAAATACTATACTACTTAACAAGCCTTACTAAAGGGCAAAAGGCCTTATAATTTTGTAGCCAATACCTTATCTCTTAAAGATTCGTCTACATCCTTAGCCAAGGCTCTGATCCCCTCTCTTATTTGTTTGTTGTCAAAATCATCTGAGAGTTTATACTTAAAAATCATATCAAAGTTTTCTCTCTGGCCAATCTCCTTACCATCAGCATCTTCCAAAAATATAACCTTAAGGTTTGGATTGTAAGATTTGGCTACTTTACTAACATTGATGGAAGAAACACCATCAAATTGGTCTACGTTTTCACCAAGTATCAATAGGTCGTAATTATTAATCATTGATACAAAGTCTATTTTTTCCATAACTATATCCATAGACTTAGAAATCTTGGCCCTAAAAAATGTATAAAGAGCCCAAGCTACTCCACCACCAGATCCAAGTGATGGAAAGT
It contains:
- a CDS encoding rhomboid family intramembrane serine protease; this encodes MNYFKKLGESKVTRALIIINILVFVVMALSGGTENTANLVRFGAIFKPYIAAGQWWRLFTASFIHIGLMHILFNMYFLYQLGPTFEMLYGSKNFLIIYLISGIVGNLVSFAFGSAGTVSAGASTSLYGMFGLALGIMLNYKNDAVLSSFGASFLSVIAINVIYSFISPNVGILGHFGGLFAGLILSGIFPVVNRELSSGVRVISLAALVVLIVLLIRIGLKSVY